One genomic segment of Erythrobacter sp. THAF29 includes these proteins:
- a CDS encoding zinc-finger domain-containing protein, producing MNVPPPEVLLVETRRVSCDGSSGIRGGENYRPAALGHPRIFLEIDEHGYVDCGYCDRRFVLKGGPADGVDQATLPDISEGADPGHR from the coding sequence ATGAACGTACCTCCACCCGAAGTCCTGCTTGTAGAAACCCGGCGCGTCAGCTGCGACGGATCGAGCGGCATTCGCGGCGGCGAAAATTATCGCCCCGCAGCCCTCGGCCATCCTCGCATCTTTCTCGAGATCGACGAGCATGGCTATGTTGATTGCGGCTATTGTGATCGCCGCTTCGTTCTAAAGGGTGGCCCCGCGGACGGCGTCGATCAGGCGACCCTGCCAGATATCTCTGAAGGCGCGGATCCCGGACACCGGTAA